GAGGGCGAGGTTGGGGGTTGTTTGTGGGAAGGTGTAGGAGGTATAGGAGGGGTGGGTTTCGAGGTGGAGGTCGGACATTATTTGGAGGTAGACGCGAGTCATAGTTATTGATTTGGTGGATGGAATCTAGGATGTTGAAAGGTCGAGGGTAGTTGTTTGTAGATGGAGCTCCGGTATGACCTCACCCATATCTCGGCGGTAATACAGCCCTACGCTCGAGTATCACCCTCAACCGTACTCAATACCATAGAAAACAATAGGGAGAACCAAGCGTGTGCTGTATTAACCACGTGTGCGAGAAATGATAAAAATGACATTCATAAGAACAATCACCACTTCCTAGCTAAGAGTGCCATGTAAGTGAGTTTAAATAAATGACTAGCTGACGGACATCCATTTTCTCGGCTTGGTTGGGCTGCTCAGGAAGTATCTATAGAACGACTTCAATGGAGCTTCCTCTTTGTGCATAAAGTCAAAAAATTTTGAATATTGTAATGTAAGAACCTGTTGACTGTTTGTTGTAGTGAGTGAGCATGGATAATACGGTCTTGCTGAGGCCCCTTGAAAAATAACATAAGGATCTAGATTAGCATATTGTTAGCGATTTTGAAACATACCAAAAATGAAAAGTATAGAGATTTATGCATACAGAGAAAATGGTGTGATTctcaagagcaagaagatctTCCTCTCTCAACCGCTTTCGAATGGCGGTAATAATACCGCCCAGCTCTCCTAAGAGGACAGTGCTTGAAGATTTCACAGCAGTAATGGCAGGTGGCGATAGTAACGTGAGCATAATACCCGCTACCGTCCTCCAGTAGGAGCTTCGGTTCCAGAAATCCCCCATTGAAGTCTCCGTTGTTGGATAACCGAATAGCAACCCACTTCCAAATTCGTAGAATGAATTATCACCACTACAACAGATGTTAGTCCATCGTGTCGGGAATAAGAATGGGAGGGGTCGTTCACGTACGAAGTATAATGCAGGTTCTTCAGGCTAATCATCAGCGCGAGGCGTATTTCCTTCATGCGTCCCAAGTCCGTAGGGTAGAAAATGGCTTCAGACAAACATCTGATCTGACGATCTCCTCATGCAATTGGGGCCCATCTTTCGTATGTCCGAGGATTCCCAATGTTTTTTTCTGGCTCGTAGTTTTTGATTTCCATACGGTTTCCTGGTATCTGTTGCCGCTCTGTGATTCGGTAACAGTCCAGGTTCTTCGATGGGAAGAAGCTTGAAGTAGAACGGCTCGAAGCTCTCTATATCAATATCAAACTCAAAACTTACACCAAGCTCTCTCAACTGCTCTGCATTTACGAGAATCATCTCTTGCCTATTGGCATAATTCCATAGTGCGTCGATAAAATCGTCAACTTCATCTGCATCATCAGGATGCCCGAGTGGAGAGCAAAACGGCATGGCTTGAAAATATAAAGAGGGAAGATATGAGAAATAATATTTAAAGTTGGCGCAATGGATGCCATGAGGTATGCTATTTCTATACTCTTTTCTCCATTTGCTTTGTTTGCATGTAGTTTTTCAGTGAATAATCTTTGTTTTTCATCACCTTCTATCTCACAACACTATCTCTAACCCATCCTCAAACCAGCAGCTCAATTGTTTCAAATTTTATATCTCTCGTCGTTAGCTGACGGAAACTGCAAACATATTGAGGCTAACATACTACATTCTCAACCATTATGGTATCGCTTTGGAAATCTTGGTTTGACCGTTGACTCTCTTAAAACGGAGCCTAGAAGCTCCAGCTTAAGGTGTAGCTGAATGGATAATCGGAAAACTTGACTAATTAAAAGCATCTAGCATCTAATCATAATGGAGTAATCTAGATGGTAGAGTAGCTAGCAACAAGACTCCTCCTTCAggtcttctccttcttcttctccacccccccccttttttcttGAACATAATTTTTATTCGTGTAGCATCAGCACGTTGCAGTCCCAGGAAAATCGTAGGGCAGGCTCCCATAGTGAACATATGGGCCACTTAATAGCTATACTAGCTATCCAGAGAACGGGCGTACAGCTGAACGGAGAGCGCTTGGATCTAGTGGTCCACGGGGGCCGGTTTCGACTCCCGGCcgtcccttttttttttctttgcaatttcttttttgtctaTTTCCAGTAGTATGTAGTTCCTGACGTtgtttggttgttgttgccTATATGGTGGCGACGGGCGGGATGTCGAGAACCTGACCCAAGACTATCCCTCATGCTGCACAAAAAGTACACCTTTTTATccttattattattattatcttaTGGCTTTATGCTGATATGCAAACCTCTGGAACGATACGTGTCGTGATAGCACTGGGGTTGCTACTCTGACGGTATGAGCGGACATATAACTTAGGGCTGGCTTTAGATGGTCGCTGCCAATACTAACAAGAAACAGATGGTAATCTTGTTGATTGCTATACATAGATTAATCTGCCGTATAAGCTACAGTGCTCCATGATTCGCGTGTTATATTAGTATTCAATGCATGAAGAATAAGGAGCGATCCCTGTCTGGGGCAGTAACGTAACCGGTAAGCGAGCGCCGCACGTAAGCGAGCGCCGCACCTATCTATACCCTACTATTTTAAATGCATTTTTAACCACCCAAACACCATTATATTAAAAAAGTTATCTCTGAGGGCAATGGTCTGATCTATGCCCTTCCTGTCCACATTTACTACACTTTGGCAACTTTCGTCTGATTGGCGGAGGTGGTAAAATAGGCCTTGTGGGTGGTCTTGCCGAGGGTGATCTAGGTGGTTCAACTGCCTCAACTGGGGGTTGTATAGCCTCCTGGCACTCCTGGACAGTCATTCCTCCTTCATTTGGTATTCTTCTATTTGATCGAGTGCgtttctgcttctgcttttcATTTGCAGCGCGTAATTGGCCATTTTCATGCGCTAGAAATATAGCGCTATTCATAGCGATTTCACAGCCTTTAACAAGCTGGTTGAGCGCTTGGTTGGTCGGACTGGGTGGGCTTTTTGACCTGCGCTTTAAAAAGGCTTTAATTGAGGATGCCTGCTGTTGTAGTTGAATGAAGTTTTGAGGTGTTTTTGGGGTGAAATGGCTGGCTTGACTTGATCGGCTTCCAGGGCGGCTCCCGGGGGGTGTAGGTGTTTTAAGCTGAATATTTAGCTTATCTAGCACTTGCTGAGGGTTGTATGGTGCTAaaccagcagctgcaaagcTATTTTGAATGTTCTGGGGCTTAAAAGCTTCCACACGAGCGTTTGGATATGCTGCAAGAAAATCGAGTTTATCAATGTGGTTGATGCGGGCACGCATTTGGTCTTCAACTAGTTGACCATAAGTCCGCTTTAAGACAGCAAAACACCCGATATCGAGGGGCTGTAAAAGATGTGACGAATGTGGTGGCATACAGATTGGAATAATTGAATTTTCAGCGCATACTTGATCGAATTGGGGAGTTAAATGACtcccatggccatcaaggacTAAAAGTCGATATGTTCCTTGTGTACGGCTTGTTGTCACTGGAATAAAGTGTTTTTGAAGCCACCGAAGCCCGATTTCATCTGTAGTCCACCCATTTTGACTAACTTCGAAGCGCCAGTCCCCTGGAAGATCATCAAACCATCCCTGGATGAGGTTTTTGCCTTTGAAGATAATGCATGGTGGAAGCACCCATCCAGATGCATTGATTGACTCAATAGTAGTCACCCACTCCCGATTTCCAGGCTGTAAAACTGATCGCCGACCATAATACTCTGATCGAGTAACAACTTTCTGTGTTGATGTAAGGCCCATCGCAAAGCCTGTCTCATCaaagttgtagatatcttcagATAAGATACCATACTGAATAATTGTCTGTTGAACACAGTCAAACCATTGATGAATCACCTTCAGATCTTCACATTTTGCCCGTTGATAATCATATCTTCGTGAGAAACGTGTCTTGAGCTCTGGTTGTCGATTAATGAAGTTATAAACCCATTTTTCACCGACTGTTTGGATTGGTGATTCCCCACGCTTTGCAAGTAGAAGATTTGCCATATCTCGTACATGCCCTGGCCTAGGCGCTGCTCCACGACGATCCATAGAGAGTATCCATTGTAGAagcgattcctcttcattctgTGTCAATTTATGGTTATTAGCACGCGTGTCTTGACGTTGAGGTCGTCCGGCTAGACGGCGTCGGAGTGTTCGATCTGCTATATTGAATCGACGTGCTGCTTCGCGTATAGAGGTAATTTCTTGTTTTTGAAAAGCCTCAATTGCAAGTAGGACCCTACCCTCTTGCTCAATGGAATCTCGCTTCAATTGAATGCGTTTTGGTGGCATGATAGGTGGTTGAAGGAAGTAGAGTGCGACGCGGGCAACGCGAACGCGTTAGGTGCGGCGCTCGCTTACGTGCGGCGCTCGCTTACCGGTTACGTTAGGCAGAAGCAGTAATTATGCCTGAAATCCCAGGCATAGACTACCGTGACTGTTCACTTTTAGAAGACGTGCTCTCATTGGAAAAGCACAATCGGGTGAGAATTGCCTTTATTAGGACGATACGTGAACTTCACCGCTTTTTCATATTGTCTGGGATGCGAGATTATACTGACTAGAATTTGAATTTGCCTTGCTTGATGAAGGACACTACGCACGATGAGCCGGTTATTCCGGCGCTTGAAGAGAAGTATGTCGATAGTGATGAAGTGTTGATGGCCCTAGCGGCTCGAACAGAAAATGCGTCGAATATTTTAAAGATAAAATAGTTATGATGTTAATTGTACGGCAATGTTGCCTCAGGTACTATGCCACTTCTGTACAATTAAATCTTCACAGACGTCTCCTTATTCAACTTGACCTGCACCTCCTTCTTTTCACTCTTCTCTCCCAACAAAGTAACAGCCTCCACAACTGCATCACCATCATACTCGAACTTCCCACCAATCTTCAGCTCACCATCACGGTACTCAAACTCGATCTCAGAGGTCTTAGGCTGCTCGAGCGAGTCGCCATCATCCAGGTACAGACTACCCGATGCAGCACCGTCGAGGCCAGGAGCGATGATCAGCTCGAAGCCCTTCTTACGCAGCTCGGTGGTTGTAGATGCTCCCGAGCTACGTGCGGGGATGACGTTGCCGCCGCGAATATGCACGGGGATATCGGTGATGTTGACATTTTGAATGGTTGTGTGCGTGCCGTTTCCGCGCAAGGGAGCACCAGTGTGCCAGTCGTAGAAAATATCGTCGGGGAAATAAGCCTTGACGGAGCGGGAACCCTTCTGCGTGACCGGGGAGACGAGGATAGCGTCACCGTAGAAAAACTGGAGGTCATTGGAGAAAGTGTTCTTGTCCTCGGGGTAAAGGTAGAAGAGAGGCTGGAGGAAGGGTTCACCGGTCTGTGTCTGGTGGTGGAAAGCTGTGTAGATGTAGTCGAGAAGACGGTAGCGGGTATTGATTGCCTTGCGAGCGGATTCGGTGACGGTGGGCCAGTGGTAGAACTCCTGTGGGCGGTACCCGAGATCATTGTGGTTGCGGTAGAAGGTGTAGAAGGATCCCAGTGCTGCCCAGCGTGCGCAGAGCTCTTCGGTAGTATTGCCACTGAATCCGCAGACGTCTGCGCCGACCATGGGGACTTGGAACAGGGATCCGAAGGAAAGGATTTGCTGGATGGAGGCCCTGTATCTGTCCCATTGGCTCAGGTTGTCACCCAGCCTGGTTCGTTAGTGATGGGAGCAAGATTaataagaaaaaaaaaaaaaaaacctacCAGTGTCCAACGTGTGATCCGGCTCCTGCAAAGGTACTGCGAGTGATGATTAATGGCCTCACATCTTGACGGCGTTGCAGCATGGATTTGCGCGAGACAGCACCCATCACTATTTTCGTTAGACATAAGATCTATTAACCAACGCATGGGTGAACTTACTTGTACCATACATGTTGTGAGTGTCATACTCGACATATCCTCCTGAGTGAACGAGATCCGTGTCGATCGTTTTCTGGCTCAAAGCTCCAGCAGCGTTACGGATCTTGTATGGCGGGCTGATGAGATTACGATCAGGGAGGCCAATCTTCTGTCCCTGTTCCCTCTTTGCCAATCCACGctttgatgaagatggctGGAAATCGGAGGGGAATCCAGGCAATGGACGCGGGTTGCTCGCACGAACCGAGGGTGGTTCTGGCGGGAGGTCATTCTCCTCCGAGTAACGCTCCGGGTTCGGGCATGGATACGGGCACATGTTGGCAGCTTCATTCATGTCGATCCACAGTCCATCGATGTCAACGCCGGTCTCTGGGTTGAAGAAATCATTGAATTCCGCATCCCAGTATTTCTGTATGTCAGGATGAAACCAGTCAGGGAAAGCGGTAGCACCAGGCCACACAGCACCTAATCGATGGTCAATCATTTATTGTCGGGTATAATAGAGTTGAAAACGCACCCTTGTAAAGTGTCCCGTTCTCTCGTTTAATGAAAATGTCCTGGTCCAGACCCTTCTTGTACGCAGAATTGTCTACAGTATATTAGCAGATACTCGTGTCAGTACTGGATAGCAAACACTTACTGCTAGCACTAACAGCCGGATCAACCATGACAATATAGTGCTGGTCGTGGTCATGGAGGTAGTCCACCAATTCGCGCACCTTCTCCAGAGGATATCTGGCTGGATCATTGGTGAACACCCTTCTCCTGTCCATGTAGTCGATATCGTTCCACATGGTCTCCAAGGGGATTCCAGCCCTGCTGTAGTTGTAAACAACTTCAGCAGTCTCGTAGATATCTCTGTAGCCGTATTTGCAGTTGTGGAACTAGTGCATGGTTAGTTGGTTTCCTTGATTAATTTTGGGTAGTAACATACGCCAAAGGTCCAGTAGCTCTGCATGGCTGGAAGACCAACAATCTCAGAGTACTGAGCGCTGACATCCTTGGGAGTCGAACCAGTGAAGAAATAGAAGTCAAAAACACCGCCAAGGGTGTTGTATTCAAGATACTGCTTGCCGTCTCCGGTCTTGTCGAGCTTCACGTCCATTCCGTTGGAGTTCAAGAGGAATACTCCGTGTGTTCCCTTGTCACCACGATGGTCGTAGTACACTGGATGGCTACCATACAGGTTGCTGTCAGGAGGAGCACCGGGGGAGTCACGATTCCAAAGAGTCCGAGTGTAGTTGGTCGTAGGCAGACGGAGAGAGTCACTGTGTTCTCCCAGTCCGTAGATATGCGGGTCCTCAGGGAGCCAGGTACGAAGGTTCAAGTACTGAGACTGGAAGATAAGCTCCGAGGCAGACGTGTCAAATAGCACTTCATCCCCTTTGGTGACGGTAAAGGAGAACGGCTCAGCTTTGTAGTCGAACTTCAGTGTTGAGTTTTCGCGAGAGCCACCATCACTGTCGGGTCGGGCCAAGACAGACTCGGGCACTTGGTAGACTTGCTCATCGGCATCGTAAATCATTACATGGAGACGTTCATCTAGTAGCATTAGCATAATCTTGACCAGTTTCATTGTACAACAAGAACCTACCGGTTTGGTACTCGACAAGGAGCTTCAAGCTCTCCAAGTCGGAACCATACGTATTGCAGGGCTTGCCAGCCAACACCAAGTCAGCCTCCAAAGAATTGGACCCTTCTTGAACATTGGTTGCCTTGTATCCAGGACAGTGTTGGCTATTCTGTCTAGACCCAATAGCGGCTGCCCCTGCAAGGGGTGCAAGCAGGAGAAGACTCCCCAACATTGTGGCCTCAAAAGAACTGAAAGGATATGGTAATCTAGCTGTCGTATTCAACCCGGGCTACAGCCTGGTATTTATATTGCTGACATGCGTCGAGGGATTTCTTTTACCGGATATCCAATGTGGGGTGCAACAGGAACCGATAAATTGTATTAACCCGCCAAAACACCTTAAATTATTGCATCCATAACCACAACGAGATTGACCGAAC
This Aspergillus chevalieri M1 DNA, chromosome 3, nearly complete sequence DNA region includes the following protein-coding sequences:
- the agdC gene encoding putative alpha-glucosidase (CAZy:GH31;~COG:G;~EggNog:ENOG410PHCX;~InterPro:IPR017853,IPR000322,IPR013780;~PFAM:PF01055;~go_function: GO:0004553 - hydrolase activity, hydrolyzing O-glycosyl compounds [Evidence IEA];~go_process: GO:0005975 - carbohydrate metabolic process [Evidence IEA]); translated protein: MNEAANMCPYPCPNPERYSEENDLPPEPPSVRASNPRPLPGFPSDFQPSSSKRGLAKREQGQKIGLPDRNLISPPYKIRNAAGALSQKTIDTDLVHSGGYVEYDTHNMYGTMMGAVSRKSMLQRRQDVRPLIITRSTFAGAGSHVGHWLGDNLSQWDRYRASIQQILSFGSLFQVPMVGADVCGFSGNTTEELCARWAALGSFYTFYRNHNDLGYRPQEFYHWPTVTESARKAINTRYRLLDYIYTAFHHQTQTGEPFLQPLFYLYPEDKNTFSNDLQFFYGDAILVSPVTQKGSRSVKAYFPDDIFYDWHTGAPLRGNGTHTTIQNVNITDIPVHIRGGNVIPARSSGASTTTELRKKGFELIIAPGLDGAASGSLYLDDGDSLEQPKTSEIEFEYRDGELKIGGKFEYDGDAVVEAVTLLGEKSEKKEVQVKLNKETSVKI